One genomic region from Reichenbachiella ulvae encodes:
- a CDS encoding BlaI/MecI/CopY family transcriptional regulator, translated as MKELTKAEEQVMQYLWELEKAFLKDIVEKFPEPRPAYTTVQTVVRVLTKKKFIGYETFGKTNQYYPLVSKGDYFRVHFKGVVNNFFNGSVSKFASFFTDDKELSITELEQMRQLIETKIKNLKDDGN; from the coding sequence ATGAAAGAGTTGACAAAGGCGGAAGAACAGGTAATGCAGTATCTATGGGAGCTTGAAAAGGCTTTTCTTAAAGATATAGTGGAGAAGTTTCCCGAGCCAAGACCTGCCTATACAACCGTGCAAACTGTTGTAAGGGTTTTGACGAAGAAGAAATTTATCGGCTATGAGACTTTTGGGAAAACCAATCAGTACTATCCATTGGTGTCCAAAGGCGATTATTTCAGAGTCCATTTCAAAGGAGTGGTTAATAACTTCTTTAATGGCTCTGTAAGCAAATTCGCCTCGTTTTTTACTGACGACAAAGAGTTAAGTATTACCGAATTAGAGCAAATGAGACAGTTAATAGAAACGAAGATCAAAAATTTGAAAGATGATGGTAACTGA
- a CDS encoding Crp/Fnr family transcriptional regulator, translating to MQTNRTESFSTADRHEFLNRFHPISQEEFNAIQEKIKSKTLKRNESLIRPGQVQKQLFLIRSGVQMCHYDQHDKKHVIAFTYPPNLCAIPDSFSEQVPSRYGFTSVTASEVDCLSFEDLQLLYAQFPNIETLFRRINEKLLVRLLNLHIEFRSMSIEERFTAFCQRSPHLLQKVPHKYIASYLGIDATNFSKLFNSIRI from the coding sequence ATGCAGACCAATCGAACTGAATCCTTTAGTACAGCGGATCGTCATGAATTTTTAAACCGATTTCATCCCATCAGTCAGGAGGAGTTTAATGCCATTCAAGAAAAGATTAAATCCAAAACCCTAAAGAGAAATGAGAGCCTCATCAGGCCCGGACAAGTGCAAAAACAGCTCTTTTTAATCAGGAGCGGGGTTCAGATGTGTCATTATGATCAACACGATAAAAAGCATGTGATTGCCTTTACTTATCCGCCCAATTTATGTGCGATTCCGGATTCGTTTTCTGAGCAAGTCCCGTCCAGGTATGGTTTTACCAGTGTGACCGCAAGTGAGGTGGATTGCCTGAGCTTTGAAGATCTGCAGCTCCTTTATGCCCAGTTTCCGAACATTGAGACCCTTTTTCGTCGGATCAATGAGAAGCTATTGGTGCGCTTGCTTAACCTACACATTGAGTTTCGATCCATGTCTATAGAAGAGCGATTCACTGCATTCTGCCAAAGAAGCCCGCACCTTCTTCAAAAAGTGCCTCACAAGTATATTGCCTCGTATTTAGGAATTGACGCCACTAACTTCAGCAAGCTATTTAACAGCATTAGAATCTGA
- a CDS encoding GrpB family protein → MLIKKYTPDWTVHFVKLKGEIEKGLEGLDCQIEHVGSTSVANLDAKDIIDIDIVYREEWEFEKIKAGLIEIGYYHNGNQGIEQREVFKRTGQLTHEVLDAIVHHLYVCPMDSQALERHILSRDFMRKNDWARLKYQNMKYELAEQAHQDKKRYAELKELHVNDFINSIIESEKTNADQSN, encoded by the coding sequence ATGCTAATAAAAAAATACACGCCTGACTGGACTGTCCACTTCGTGAAACTAAAAGGGGAAATTGAAAAAGGCCTAGAGGGACTTGATTGTCAAATAGAACACGTAGGGAGTACCTCTGTGGCCAATCTGGATGCGAAAGACATCATCGACATTGATATTGTCTACAGGGAAGAATGGGAATTTGAGAAAATTAAAGCGGGGTTGATTGAAATCGGGTATTATCACAATGGCAACCAGGGAATCGAACAGCGCGAGGTTTTTAAACGTACAGGCCAACTGACTCACGAGGTTTTAGATGCTATCGTGCATCATCTGTATGTATGCCCTATGGACAGCCAGGCCCTGGAGAGACACATTTTGTCCCGTGATTTTATGAGAAAAAATGATTGGGCTCGATTGAAATACCAAAACATGAAATATGAATTAGCCGAACAGGCCCATCAAGACAAGAAGCGCTATGCAGAGCTGAAAGAATTACATGTAAACGATTTTATAAACTCGATCATCGAAAGCGAAAAAACGAATGCAGACCAATCGAACTGA
- a CDS encoding nuclear transport factor 2 family protein: protein MTLREKTVDIYNMIGQGQLLEAFDKYYGESIVITEPRGTWEGKAEVRKHEEEFLSMVKEFHGLEVKAITSDEEAGVVIHETVMDLTFQDGNRVQMEQVGVQKWENGQIVHERFYYEQ from the coding sequence ATGACATTAAGAGAAAAAACAGTAGACATCTACAACATGATAGGACAAGGTCAATTGCTTGAAGCATTTGATAAGTACTACGGAGAGAGCATCGTAATCACTGAGCCAAGAGGAACCTGGGAAGGAAAGGCTGAAGTTAGAAAGCACGAAGAAGAGTTTTTGAGTATGGTGAAAGAATTCCATGGCTTGGAGGTGAAGGCAATCACATCAGACGAAGAAGCAGGAGTAGTGATTCATGAGACGGTAATGGATTTGACTTTCCAGGATGGCAACAGAGTACAGATGGAGCAAGTGGGCGTTCAGAAATGGGAAAACGGCCAGATCGTTCACGAAAGATTTTACTACGAACAGTAG